Within Desulfobacter sp., the genomic segment CCTGCCACTAAGAGTCTATTTCAATACACCGCACCGGTTCCCAATGGAAAAAAGTCCCTGCGTCGGTGCTGGGCAATTGCCATGGGACGCCATATCCGCATTAAACGGCCGCCGCCTGTTCTCCGGTCGGCTTGAGCACCTTGGGCAGCAGCACCACCAATACCAGGGCGGCCCCCACCAGGATCACGGATAATTTGCTGGAGACCAGCAAGAGTCCGCCGATGGTCAGCATGGTTTTGCCGACCAGGGAAATACCGGACCTGAAATAACCGATATATGCGGCGGACAGGGCAATGACGCCCAAGATGCCGCTGACCATGGCCAGGGTGAATTCGGTCCAGGTGAAATCAATAAAGAGCATGCTGGGCGCGTAGACAAACATAAAGGGCACCAGGGCCTTGCCCATGGACAGGCGGAACGCCGTGGTACCGGTCCGCATGGGATCGGCGCCGCCGATGCCGGCGCCGGCGTAGGCAGCCAGGGCCACGGGCGGGGTCACATCCGCCAGCACCCCGTAATAGAATACAAAAAAATGGGTGGCCACCAGGGGGACCCCCAGTTCGTTGAGGGCCGGGCCAGCGATGGAGGCCAGGATGATATAGCAGGGGGTGGTGGGAATGCCCGCCCCCATGACGATACAGGCCACAGCCACCATGATCAGGCCGAAAAACAAGGTGGCGCCCTGGGCGGAAATCATGCCCATGGGAATAAGGCCTGAAACGATGTCGCCGGCCGAGGAGGCCAACTGGAGCACTGCCCCGGAAAACTTGAATCCCATGCCCGTGAGGGTGAGGATGCCAAGTATAAAGCCCACACAGGCGCAGGCCGCGCCGATGGCCAGGGCGTACCGGGCCCCTTCATCCAGCCCCTTGGCAATGCGCCTGGGGGTCAGGGTCTGGGAATCATCCAGTTCACCGATGCCCAGCTTTTTGGTGATGGGCGGGATATAGGAACAGACCACGGTGAGAATAATCCCCCAGAAGGCCGCCAGATACGGGGTGAACTGGAGCAGCAGCAGGGTCACCATTACGGTGAGGGGAATCATCAGGTGCCAGGAGCGTTTCATCACCTGCATCAGCTGGGGGATCTGTTCTCTGGCCATGCCCTTAAGGCCAAGGCGCCGGGCTTCCAGGTGGACCATGGAAAAAATGGCAAGATAATGGAAAAGGGCCGGGATAATGGCAATGAGAATAATCTCGTTGTAGGGGATGCCCAGCATCTCGGTCATGACAAAGGCCGAGGCGCCCATAATCGGCGGCGTCACCTGTCCTCCGCAGGAGGAGGAGGCCTCAACGGCCGAAGCAAACCGGGGGGTGAACCCGTTTTTCTTCATCATGGGGATGGTAAATGAACCGGTGGTGGCGGTGTTGGCAATGGGGGAGCCTGAAATCATCCCGAAAAATCCAGAGGAAACCACAGAGACCTTGGCCGGACCGCCGGAATATTTGCCGGCCAGGATCATGGCCAGGTCGATGAAAAGCTGGCCCAGCCCGGACATCTGGGCCATGACCCCGAAGAGTACGAAATGGAAGACATAGGTGGCCACAACCCCGACGGCCACCCCGTAGATGCCTTCGGTCCCCAGGTACAGGTGCTCCACGATGCGGACAATATCATAGCCCCTGTGGGCCAGTACCCCGGGCAGGTAAGGCCCGAGCACCGCATAGAGCAAGGCGCCTGCGCCGATCACGGGCAGGGTGTTGCCCATGCACCTGCGGCAGGCCTCGGTGGTCATCATGATGGCCACAAGCCCCATGATATAATCATAGATATCGGGGAAGCCGATGTTGACGATAAAAATTTTCTGGAAAAAGACGATGAGGTAAAGGGAAAACCCGGCACCGGCAATGGCCAGGGGCCAGTCGGCAATGGAGAGTTTATCCCCCTCCCCGCCCCATTGTTTGATGGGCAGGGCCGTCAGGGAGACGAACAGGGTCAGGACCATGATGCCGGCCTGGGCCCAGAACGGAATCTCGCTGGAAAACCTGTGGGTCAGCTGCCAGGCCAGAAAAAGATAAAAGGCGGCAAAGCCAAGGCCGAACCCCCAGGCCCGCACCGGTTTTTCCACGGGTTTCCGGGGAAAAATCAAAAAGACCAGCCCCAGCACCAGGGTCAGGTGGACGGTGCGGTGCATTACCTCGTTGAGCAGGCCGAACCCCGCCGTATACACATGGAAAAGACTTAAAACAATGCAGAGCACCCCGGTGATTTTTGCCGTGATGCCGCCGATATTCCTGAAGTTGGATTCGGCATCGTATTTTTTTACTATGGATTCTATCTGGTCATTATCCATTGGATTTGAGTGGATAGAAGGATCCGGGCGCTGCCCCGTATCTTTTACTTCAGTTTCCATGCGTGTTCCTTTGCTCCGGGAAACGGCCTAGTTGCCGACAATGCGCAGCAGCAGGGCCTGGTCTTCCCATTGGTTGAGATTAATGGTTGTACTGCCGAGGATCAGGCGGTTTTTATAATTTTTGTCGGTTCTGACCACCAGTTTTGGGATGGGCCGTTCCATATTCAGTACAAACTCCTCCCCTTCCTTTGCCCAGGACAGTCCCCCTGGCTCGCTGGGATGGGAGGGCAGTCCGGCCCCGTGGGCACGGAACCGCTCCTGGGTCTGGATGATCCGGGTCCCCTGAATCCTGTAGATATCCGTCACCGGGGTCCGGGACACCGAGTGGATAAAGGAGAGGGAAAACCCCGTTTCCTCTCCCAGTTCCGTTCGGGTCAATTCGCGGCCTTGGGGAAACTGGACCACAGCCAGGT encodes:
- a CDS encoding TRAP transporter permease translates to MDNDQIESIVKKYDAESNFRNIGGITAKITGVLCIVLSLFHVYTAGFGLLNEVMHRTVHLTLVLGLVFLIFPRKPVEKPVRAWGFGLGFAAFYLFLAWQLTHRFSSEIPFWAQAGIMVLTLFVSLTALPIKQWGGEGDKLSIADWPLAIAGAGFSLYLIVFFQKIFIVNIGFPDIYDYIMGLVAIMMTTEACRRCMGNTLPVIGAGALLYAVLGPYLPGVLAHRGYDIVRIVEHLYLGTEGIYGVAVGVVATYVFHFVLFGVMAQMSGLGQLFIDLAMILAGKYSGGPAKVSVVSSGFFGMISGSPIANTATTGSFTIPMMKKNGFTPRFASAVEASSSCGGQVTPPIMGASAFVMTEMLGIPYNEIILIAIIPALFHYLAIFSMVHLEARRLGLKGMAREQIPQLMQVMKRSWHLMIPLTVMVTLLLLQFTPYLAAFWGIILTVVCSYIPPITKKLGIGELDDSQTLTPRRIAKGLDEGARYALAIGAACACVGFILGILTLTGMGFKFSGAVLQLASSAGDIVSGLIPMGMISAQGATLFFGLIMVAVACIVMGAGIPTTPCYIILASIAGPALNELGVPLVATHFFVFYYGVLADVTPPVALAAYAGAGIGGADPMRTGTTAFRLSMGKALVPFMFVYAPSMLFIDFTWTEFTLAMVSGILGVIALSAAYIGYFRSGISLVGKTMLTIGGLLLVSSKLSVILVGAALVLVVLLPKVLKPTGEQAAAV
- a CDS encoding DUF1850 domain-containing protein, coding for MGRFLAGVPAIVLAACIFTSALASGQGDRYLAVVQFPQGRELTRTELGEETGFSLSFIHSVSRTPVTDIYRIQGTRIIQTQERFRAHGAGLPSHPSEPGGLSWAKEGEEFVLNMERPIPKLVVRTDKNYKNRLILGSTTINLNQWEDQALLLRIVGN